The genomic interval aagagtacACTTGCTAAAAAATTGGCCACacatgttaaataaaaaaaaaacaaaatttcaacattatATCAAAGCGATAAtagataatattataattaatatgggatttttcaaatattatcgaaaataacatttaaagtaAAAGTATTTGCAAATATCTAAATAAATTCAATTTCttgtaaaataaaagataagacATGAGATATTTTGAACTCCCtccaataattatatttatagatCTTAATATATGATCATAAGTGTCACTTTAGATACATTATTAAAATTTCTTTGTATGATATGACCAAAAAAACCTTTAATACTTATCAAAGTAAATTAAAAATCATTgtcaaataattatatatatgtagcaAAAGGAACTAATGTAtaattgaaaagaaaatgaaagaaaGTAAAGTGaaatgaaaagaagaaaaaatagtaCAAAAGACACTAACATAAGATATAAAAGAGTATACTTACTTACAAATTACTAATTAGTATTCAAAAcaaatatatgtattgtaatatataaacgtttaaatgataaaaaaaattcaaaataaataagattGTAACTTAACTAATCAAAACGATGGACATAGCAACAAAATTATTCTTATGTTACGAAGTTAAGAATGACTTTTTCAATTACGAAAAAACACATGTAAATAATAgtattttattgtaattttttttaataaaatattttaaaataaaggatAATTAAGATATTTACTTTCTAACTATTTCATTATATCTTTCATTGTAAAAAATTGATACGTCATTATTTCACACTCGAAGTATATTGTCAAATTGTGTCTCCCAAATCATTTAGAATAATTGAGCTATGCCCTTACTGTTACCACTACAAAATTATGTTCTCCATATTTTGAAAAACAACATACAAAATTTAAGAGCACAATCTAATCAAATTAGTATGAACTgccttatgttattttttacacggaaaagtttcaaaatttgaaaagtgcCATTTAATGTATCATATTCTGTACTAGTAAAGACGATGGAGTTCAGACATGTTGAAATGAAAGGCCCTACAATAGCCCAGCCCGAAGAGGAAAGCCCAGAATTTGATGAGGCCTAATTATTGTAATCAGCCACAATCATAGGACAATGAAAGAATATTCACCAAATCAATTATGTGGTCCCAAGAGAATATTTTTCTGTTATTACTATGACCAATAGGAATGCTTGTTCTAGTACATTCCTGTGTGTATTTATTTCCCCTTTGAATTCATTCGTAAATGAGCTGAGAGAATTAATACAACATCAATATACAGAGCCTTTTTCTCCTCTTTTTACTCTGTTTagcttggtatcagagctaaaTAAATCTTGGGCTCCTTGATTTATGGAAAACCCCACATCAGCCGAAATGTCATCTGCATCCAACCCTGCAAATGAACCTTCACCAGCTGACACAGTCAACACACCAGCCATAACTCCAGCTCCACCAGTCCAATCTTTTCCCTTTCAAAGTCTTGCCCCACTCACCATAAAACTTGATAGATCAAACTATCCCTATTGGAGGTCCCAAGCTCTCCCAGCCCTTCGGGCTCATGATCTTGAGGGCTATGCTCTAGGAACAAAACACTGTCCACCTCAGTTTGTTGATAATACAATCGGAGGCCCTATACCAGATGAACCGAGACAACTAAATCTCGGGTTTGCGATGTGGAGGCGCACGGATCAATCAGTTCTCAGTTGGCTTCTTAACTCCATTTCTGAGTCCATGTTTGGACATGTGGTCAACTGTTTATCTTCTCATGACCTCTGGGTCACTCTGGAAAACTCATACACCACCAGCTCTAAAGCTAGAACTCTGCAACTTCGATTTCAGCTGCAGTCTCTCAAAAAAGGGAGTCTCTCTATACATGATTATAttctaaaaatgaaaaatattgcTGATGGTTTGTCTGCCGCAGGTCAGCTTCTATCTGATGATGATTTAATTCTTTACATACTTGGTGGACTCGGCCATGAATATGAGGCAGTGGTGGTCAACTTAACATCTAGGCATGATCAAGTCACATTGCAAGAAGTGCAATACATGTTGCAAAGTCAAGAAATCCGTTTGGAACAACTCAATTCAGCCTCAAACGACTCATCTATGCCTGCTGCTCATCTCGCCACTCAAATGCGCAGATCTTTGAACCTTAACAGCCATACCCATAACCCAAACCAACACTCCAGCAGTCGTTCCTTCAATCCCTCCGTAAAGAGGACGCACTAACAATACCGACCATCCGCCAACTTTTGCACCACAGAACCATGCCACATAGCAAACTATCCACAAACATAGCCTCTTCAGCCAAGGATTCGACCAGTGCTCTAGAACAATCACACCCTAAGATTTTAACACAACTAATCAAAGCGATGGACATATAGCAACAAAATTATTGTTATGTGACGAAGTTAAGACTGACTTTTTCAATTACGAAAAAACACATGTAAATAATAGTATTTTATTGTAAAATTCTCCTCCTTTTTGCAATGCATGCCATATAGGAAAATCCAAATATAAGCATTACAGTAGTTACTTTCTAACGATTTTATTATAGGAAAATTTACATGGATATTCCCTCTCAAACTAAAATCTGATGTGAAAAATGCATTCCTTAACTTTCAAAAGTTTGTTGAAAGGAAATTTGACACAAAAATTAAGACTCTCCAATCGGACTGGGGAGGAGAATATAGGAATCTTGCACCTTTTCTAGAGTCAATAGGAGTTCATTTTAGACACCCTTGTCCTCACACTCACGCTCAAAATGGAAAATCCGAGCGAAAACATCAACACATCATTGAGATGGGCTCACTCTTCTCTCACAAGCCTCTATGCCATTGCGGTTTTGGTGGGATGCTTTCAGCACACCAACCTTAGCTCACAAATCACCAATCGAAACACTCTTCAAAGTCACACCGAACCTGAAATTTCTCAAAGTTTTTGGAAGCGCTTGTTTTCCACACCTCCGGGCCTACAACAACCACAAACTCGACTTTCGTTCTTCCAAATGCGTGTTCCTTGGATATAGTCCCAACCACAAGGGTTACAAATGTCTACACCCAAGTGGACGCATATACATTGCTCATAGTGTGTCTTTCAATGAACTCGAATTCCCATTCTCAACTGGTTTTGGACAACCCGACTCTACATCACCCATGTCATCACCAATAATTCATTACAATCATTGGCTGCCTTTTCTATCCTCTCCCACGTTTCACGAGAATGTTGATGATGATGTACCACATGTTACCACTTGTAACgtccccacttcaagcctccattgggcccttacacccacggaatgaatggctcttatacacgagtacgtcactctggctgcttcctggatcgatgactgaccctacagaccaacacgagtgtttccagcgtgctttgtcctcactcgcacgcttcctgggaaaacttcccaggaggtcacccatcctaaaattgctcccaggtcaagcacgcttaactgtggagttctttcgtgatgggctaccgaaaaacaagatgcaccttgttgacataggtagtaccaatcaatccatttaagctctcttcaactgtgtagtcccatacctacacaagcCTCGTAATCATCCCACTCGACCTTCCCTGTGCGCGTGGGATTGCACAAACCTTACCCGCATTTCCCTCACGGATCACGGACTACCGaccgtcacaatcacccccttacggggtccgacgtcctcgtcgaccacacttccgccgGGTCAAGGCTCGATACCATTCGTAACGTCCCCACTTCAGTTCCTCCAtcgggcccttacacccacgaatgaatggctcttatacacgagtacgtcactcggGCCGCTTTCCCCGGATCGATGATCGACCCTACgtaccaacacgagtgtttccgccgtgctttgtcctcaccgCACGCTTCCCGGGAAAACTTCCtgtgaggtcacccatcctaaaattgctcctgtgtcaagcacgcttaactcgtGGAgcttctttcgtgatgggcttaccgaaaaacaagatgcacctcgtcgacataggtagtaccaatcaatccatttaagctttcttcaactgtgtagtcccatacctacacagtctcagaatcatcccacttgaccttccccaggcggtgtgggattacacagcttacccggtatttccccttacggatcacgggactactgactgtcacaccaCTGATCACTCTCCTTGTTTTGCAGGACCCGAAGCATCATCTCACTCAACACCTTCATCGCATGGATCATCCAAAACACAACATGATAGTCCCAACACCACTGATTCCTTGTCCACCATCCCACCAGCCATACATCTACCTATTCAATCCATTACACCAAACTCACCATCTGCATCTTTTTCTCCTTCCCCTACCCCTGCACCCGTGCCTCCCATGCCCTCTCATCCAATGGTCACTCGCTCCAAGGCTGGCATATTTAAACCCCGTACTTTCCTAGCCTCCCTCCTTCACAATCCCCATTTACTGGCCTTCTCTCTATCCACTCCTTCCTCTCCTGAAATCGCCTTGACCATTCCTGTTTGGAAGAAAGCCATGGATGATGAGTATTTTGCTCTCAAACGCAACAACACATGGTACCTTGTACCTCGCCTCCCTCACATGCATGTTGTGGATAATAAATGGATTTTTTGCCACAAGTTCAACTCGGATGGTTATCTTCAACGGTGCAAAGCCCGTCTCGTTGCCAAAGGCTTCCAACAACAACCGGGTGTCGACTTCTTTGACACATTCAGTCCGGTCGTAAAGCCATCCACAATTCGGGTTATCTTATCATTGGCTGTCACTCATGGTAGGGATGTCCAACAAATTGATATAAACAATGCTTTTCTCAATGGCACACTAGAAGAGGAGGTGTACATGACTCAACCCATTGGTTATGTTGATCCCTCTTTTCCTACTGCTGTTTGCAAGCTTAATCGCGCCATCTACGGCCTCAAACAGGCACCCCGTGCCTGGTTCGATACTCTTCGTAATGCCCTGCTCAAACTTGGTCTGCGGAATTCGGTATCCGACACCTCTCTGTTTTTTCTTACAGAAGGCGATGCTCGTCTCTATGTCCTAGTCTACGTTGATGACATTCTCCTCACTGGTAACAATTCCAACAGAGTCCTCAACATCATCTCCCAACTCAACACTCAATTCTATCTCAAATCCCTTGGGTCTGTCACCTATTTCCTTGGTTTTGAGACAAGTAGGGGGCATGATGGTATGCACTTATCTCAAACCAAGTACTCACTGGATCTCTTAAAAAGAACTCACATGCTAGAAGCAAAACCGTGTCCCACTCCAATGATCCAAAGCAACAAACTTCATCTACAAGACAGCCCTCCATTTGAAGATATCACTCAATATAGGAGTGTCATCGGAGCTCTACAATACCTTACACTAAGCAGACCCGACATCGCCTTCTCGGTAAACAAATTGAGCCAATTCTTGCAAGCTCCAACACAAAATCATTGGCTGGCATGCAAACTGttgctatattttattaatactacgcaagtatacgcaatcaagtagtaaatctcacacaggtgaggtcgatcccacagggaattggattaaataccactaaactatacttataattctatctggcagatcaaaagtaattatgatttaaaaatagtaaagtatgaaagtaattcagaaaacttaataacacaattgaaagttgagcaagatgagataatagggaggagaatcctgttgttgtttacccaaatcgttaatgcttaattactatcctattcttgaagtgaatgacagattatgaaataacctagctcctttcagatcttctagattctaaatcacatgttatctaatttttttaaataaaatattttaaaataaaggatAATTAAGATATTTACTTTCTAACTAtttcatgtaaatactttcgtttcacatagaacatcgattatcttaattttagcattctcaattctcacttttcagattttgaattgagatcatagaacatgcacaaggtgatcaatcttaaacatgaaattaaacacaaattaagataatttcacaaacaagaatggaggaatggtaattaaacattaactaggcaaaacattaaacaacaatcatcatcctccctaaatgggaaatttagttcagaaacaaatccataaccattcctatagcaatattcaacataaataaattaaagaggaataaagaaaagaactgttggtggatgaattcctGATCTTCACTTCAATCTCTCGTGCTCTTCCTCGCCGCTCTCAccgtattttagggtttctgatcgctcccccagacttccaatcgcagttttctatttataactgaaatttagggttcgatggacgaaaatgcccctggtccgtacgggatctcgccgcggctaaGCTCCCTCTCGCTGCGGCGAGATAATTGAAAATAAGGGGTCTCTCTGTATCTCTTAAATGGCCGCGGTGAGACTattcatcgccgcggcgactgaagCCCTCTAGATTTTCGAGATCGCGCGGCAAAGTTGTATTTGTAGCGCGCCAGTATGTGCACAATTACTCGAATTTGTGTGTTTTCTTCTCAGCACATCTTTtaacgaatttctgcacccgagacctcttttattccaaagaacctgaaaacatagaaaacaagcgtaattccgtcccaacacagctaaaaacgcacataaattagatccataacataggctaaaaatagcctaacacaaACGTATTCTGAGATACATCTCAGGACAATGGATGGAGTTCAGACACTATCTCTCAAAGAATGCCAAAATGTTAAAAATGATTTTAGGGGTCAATTGTAATATATTGAAAGGAAATAAGGGAGCATAActatttattatcattattattattattattattattattattattattattattattattattattattattttaagagttAATACCATTTTGAattttgtgttttataaaagttatggattaaattatttattttataaaatgataaattagaTCTGACAAATTggatcatatatttttttttaaaaaaaaaatagtattaaaTAGCaccttgaattaattttttttgtaaaataaaacttaataataactcGATATAGAGGTATTATGACAAAGCTGACTACGTTCTTATATATGTTCGTGCtagaattattttcaagttgattatattaaaaaaaaattatcaaaaatgaAATTTAGAGTCCTATATgtactatttaaaaaaatacataattcattctatcatttaacaaaatagatagtccaattaataacttttacaaaatacaaaatcaaaaaaatattaatcattttgaattattatgttTATAACACTTAAATATTCAATATTTGCAAAAGTATTTAGATGATTAACTTTGTAGCAAATATcccttaaaattttgatttaatgtTAACCTTTTATTTAGTTAGTTATTAGTTGGtggttttttcaaaaatattgaattttaaacaaaagtttacaattttactgttaaaaaatattatcttttcataaaataatgggtaaatactattttggaccttgtgttttgcaaaagttatcaattggaccctctgttttgttaaatgacaaaatggaccctgtattttctaaaatagtacaaataggaccctgaattgattttttgtcaaaataaaaattaattataatccgatttaaaagtgttatgacaaaattgtttacattttttatatctgttcgtattaagaattgttttcaagttgattatattaaaaaaaaaagttgtcaaaaattaagctcaggatcctatttttattattttggaaaatacagggtcctttttgtcatttaacaaaacacagggtccaatctgtaacttttgcaaaatacagggtctaaaatggtatttaccctaaaataatcttaaaacaacaaaataaaataattaaaacaacaataaaacaactaaaatatAAAACCACCTTATTAATTTCTTGCCTATAAAATTGTGGTCCATttttaataattgaataaaagtTCATTCATATTTCATATTCCTAAAAAGAAAACGTGGCACTTTAACATTCATTCGAGGCCTAAAAATTGTTCTTATTTGTGTTTATTGAATTgccataaattttatattaaatacttTTCCCAACTCATAATTTGAAAGCTCAAACATTCTTTATTTTTGTTCCTTTCACACACTAAGTAACATAATCACATTTTAGAATTCACAAAatgcaattattttttttttttattattaaatagctCATTGATGTTGAAGTTAATTAACTGTGCAGGAGGTACACATGAAATCCTTACATTAAAGTTTACATTCAAATCCTCTGTAACCTCtaaaaaaaagagttaaaaaaacaaaaactaattaataacaaaaatctTCAAGAATTTTATATTACAATTTCTCAAAAGTTGATGCAAATCATCTTCAAAACTTGTTCTTCATAGCTCTAGCACCACAActgttaaaaaaaacataaaaacagtAATTAGCTTAAGAATCCTAACATTGGTTGTATGCAGGGCCgatcttaaaatataataaatcataaaagataataaatttttgaatctttatttaaaaaaatgtgatattttttaaaattaataaaaaagtataatttttttttttaagttcttGCCCACTTATGCTCAGGACCGAGCCTGGTTGTGCTTGTGAATTTCTTGAGCTAATATCGTAATTAGTTTTATGATAAGAGTTTTGTGATGTCGATTAATTGAAGCTcgaatataacaaaaaaaaaaaaataatagtaataaggGTAAGTCATAATGAGCTTACATTCAGAGTCTGTTGTGATCCAATTTCCTTTCTTTGGGATACAATGATGGTCTGAATTATAAACTTCAATATCATTACTAGTTGAAGTTAATGAGAGTTTCATCATGCTTAGATTTGGATCATTCTTTAAAGAATTAGTAGCCATTGAAATGGTTGAATAAGTAGAAGAAGTAGTAGTGGAACAGCTTTCTAAATCCCATCTGAAACTTATTTTAGGCGATTCGAGACTCAGTTCATCATCATCTGGTACTGCTTTTAGAGCTCCTTTGTTTCTAAATAGTAGAACCTGAAAAATTAACATACATAACAACACACTACTTCAATAATATGtttttttctattatattaTGCTATGTTACTAGGCTTTTGAATCTGGGTGTATGTTGG from Cannabis sativa cultivar Pink pepper isolate KNU-18-1 chromosome 4, ASM2916894v1, whole genome shotgun sequence carries:
- the LOC133037187 gene encoding uncharacterized protein LOC133037187, with translation MSSASNPANEPSPADTVNTPAITPAPPVQSFPFQSLAPLTIKLDRSNYPYWRSQALPALRAHDLEGYALGTKHCPPQFVDNTIGGPIPDEPRQLNLGFAMWRRTDQSVLSWLLNSISESMFGHVVNCLSSHDLWVTLENSYTTSSKARTLQLRFQLQSLKKGSLSIHDYILKMKNIADGLSAAGQLLSDDDLILYILGGLGHEYEAVVVNLTSRHDQVTLQEVQYMLQSQEIRLEQLNSASNDSSMPAAHLATQMRRSLNLNSHTHNPNQHSSSRSFNPSVKRTH